The genome window GTCGGTCAGCTTTTCCTTGGAGATGTTCATGGCACCCAGGACCCCGGCGAGGGAAATGATCCCGGTACCCTGAATATCATCATTAAAGGTTAAAATCTGGTCCTGGTACTTATCGAGGATCCGGGCCGCGGTGCCCCGACCGAAATCTTCGAAGTGGAGCAGGCTCTTGGGGAAGAGTTTCTCAACTTTTTCGACGAAGCGGTCGATAAAGGCAAAGTACCGGTCGCCACGAACCCGGTGCTGGCGGTTGCCAAGGTAGTTGGGATCATCCAGCAGCTGCTGGTTGTCGGTCCCGGCGTCAATCGATACCGGCAGGACCTGGGCCGGGTCAATGCCAGCGGCTGCGGTGTAGACCATCAGCTTTCCGACCGAAATATCGACCCCGTTGACACCCCAGTCACCAATTCCCAGGATTCCCTCCGCATCGGTGACCACGATCAGGCGAATATCACGACCGTCCGCGGCATCGGCCAGCTCCGTGGCAATGTCCTCCGGATGGTTGACATCCAGGTAGGCGGCATCCTGAGGCCGCAAGTAACGCTCATCGTACTGTTCGATGGACTCGGCAATTACTGGATCATAAACAATCGGCATGAATTCGGTAATGTGCTGCTTCATCAGGTAGAAAAACAAGGTCCGGTTGGTATTGAAAATTTCCATCAGCAGGTGGCGCTTTTCAATTCCCGACGTCTTGGACTGGTACAAAGCGTAGATTTCTGCCGCCTGTTCTTCGATTGTTCGCACGTGGGTTGGCAGCAAGCCCAGCAGCCCCAGCTCACGTCGTTCCGCCACCGTAAACGCCGTTCCCTTATTCTTAAAGGGGTCATTCAAGATTTGCATTCCCTTACGCATCATAGTGTCACTATCCCTCTCTAATCTTTCTTCTTATGCAATTAACGATTCTCATCATAAGAGGGCCACTAATTTATAGTCAAACTTATGTTACACTATCAATAAAGTTGATATACCAGGCTTCGATTACTGATCTAGGGGGATTTATTTATGAAGATCAAGGATCTTGAATACTACCAAAAATTAGTCGAATACCAAAATTTTTCTCAGGTTGCTGCTCACTTCCAGGTCAGCCAGCCGACAATCACGATGGCCATTCAGCGCTTAGAAAAGGACTTTGGCAGTGCCTTTTTCATCCGGGACCACGTTCATAAGCAGCTGCACATCACACCAGCGGGCCAGCAGTTTGCCAACCACGTTACGGTCATCCTTAACGAACTCCGGGTGGCCCGGGAAGAAATTGCACGGACCCAGTCGACCCGGATTCGCTTTGGCCTACCGCCAATTATCGGCAACTACTACTTTCCCCCGCTCACCCCGATGCTGATGCGGGCCAAGCTGATGTCCCACCTCGATACCTATGAACACGGCTCCAAGGAGCTGTTGCGGATGCTGGAACAGGGCCAGCTGGACATTGCCCTCCTCGGCTCTCTAGAAGCCCTCCGCCAGGCCCGCCTGCACACCCAGGAATTTGCCCGCTATCCTTTTAAGGTCATCGTCGGCAAGAACCACCCGCTGGCCCGTCAGAAGAAGGTCTCTTTTGCTGCTCTTAAAAATGAACGTTTCATCGTTCCAGGAAGCGAATTTTTCCACGAACAGGCTTTCAAGCAGATGTGCCATAACGCCCATTTTCGCCCGAAGGTTCTTTTCCGCACACCCGACATCCACGTAATTAAGGCGATGGTGGCCGAAAATCTGGGGATTTCATTTCTGACCCAGCTGGCAATTGTCCCAAGTGACGATGTTGTTGTCCTCGCAATCACCGACGACGACCAGCCGACTTTCAGACTTTCACTGGCGACTCGGGAAACCGAGGTTCTCTCGGCCGACCAGCAAAAACTCTGGCAGCTATTGACGGAACAGGCGAAATAAACCCGTAATGACTAATAAGAGCCGTTAATCATATAGCAAGTTTTTTCGGTGAATAACATCTCAGGCTTAGTAGGGACACTGGTTTTGTCGTCACGAAAACAATCTCCAGTGTAATGACGTCTTGGTAAAAGTAACGACTGGGGGTAGAAATATCATTCACCAGGGTATCCCCAGGAAGCGCAGCAGCAGCAAACCAATCAGATGAACAAGATATTCCCGGGGCGGCAAGCCAATCTCCCGGGTAACAGCAAACCTGACCGTAAAAAGGAGGTGCATAACTAGTTATGCACCTCCCTTTTAACTATTCTTCAATTGTAATTTCGTTCATCATAACGTCTTTCTTTGGCTTATCCATGCCATCCCGGTCGACCTTGCTAATTTTTTCAACAATCTCCATCCCGGAAATCACCTGGCCAAAGACGGTGTGCCGGTGGTCCAGCCATGGCGTGCCGCCCGTTTCCTTGTAGTGATCAATTATCTCCTGCGGGTAACCAACCATCTTCATCTGCTCCAGCATATTTGCGGGCACCCGGCTAGCGGACACGATGAAGAATTGACTGCCGTTCGTGTTCGGGCCGGCGTTAGCCATGGACAAGGCACCATTAAAGTTGAAAAGCTGGTCGCTGAACTCGTCTTCGAAGGCCTCGCCATAGATGCTTTCACCACCGCGGCCGGTACCAGTAGGATCCCCGCCCTGGATCATAAAGTCGGGAATCACCCGGTGAAAAAGCACCCCGTTGTAGTAGCCCTTCTTGGCAAGCTCGACAAAGTTCTTAACGGTCTTCGGTGCCAGCTTAGCAAAGAGCTGCACTTTGACCTCCCCTAAGCTAGTCTTGATCGTTGCCTGGGGCCCCTCCGCCTTGGTTAAATCAAGTTGTGGATAATCCATGTCTATTCCTCATTTCTCTTATTAATAATCACTATCTTAGCAAACATCGTTATTCTTTGCTAACCCGGAGCACGCAGGCACCCTTGATGTTGCCACCCTTAACGTGGCGGAGGGCCTGGTCCGCCTGCTCAAACGGGTACTTCGTCACGGCTGGTTCAATGTCGAGCCGGTCCGCCAGGGTCAAGAATTCCTCTCCGTCCCGCCGCGTGTTGCTTTCCACACTGGTCAGCGTCTTTTCGTGAAAAAGGTAGTCCTGGTAATTCAGCGTTGGTACATCCGACATGTGGATACCGGCAAGAGCCAGGGTTCCCCCGGGAACAAGGCTCGCTAACGCCGGCAGGACCATTCCGCCAACGGGGGCAAACATAATTGCGGAATCCAGTGGCACTGGTGACGGGTCATAGGCCCCCTGCGCCGAGGCACAGCCTAGCTCAAGGGCAAACTTCTGGGCATCCTTGCCACGGGTAAAGACGTGGACTTCAATCCCCTGAGCCAGGGCAATTTGGGCCGTAATGTGTGCGGATCCGCCAAAGCCGTACAGGCCCAAGTGCCCACCGGCAGGAACGTTCGCCCGTTCGAAGGCCCGGTAGCCAATGATGCCCGCGCACAATAGCGGCGCCGCGGTTAAGGAATCGAAACGTTCCGGAATCCGGTAGGCAAAGCCTTCTGGAACAGTTACGTACTCGGCATAGCCGCCGTCATGATCCCAGCCGGTGTAAACGGAGTGGGGGCACAGGTTTTCGTGACCAGACCGGCAGAACTTGCAGACCCCACAGGCATGCCGAAACCACGGAATCCCAATCCGTTCACCAAGGGCAAAGCGTTGGGTTTCCGGTCCCTGGGCAACGACCCGCCCAACGATTTCATGCCCTGGTGTCACGTGTTCACGGTGAACTGGCAGGTCCCCCTCCGTGACGTGGAGGTCGGTATGACAAACCCCACAGGTCAAGACCTTAACCAGCACTTCTCCACGGCCAGGCGTCGGGACGGGTTTCTCCACCAGTTTAAGCGGTGCCCGGTCGCCGTCGACCGGCCCCGGAGTGGTGACCGCCCACGCCCGCATCGTTTCCGGAATCGTTTCGTTTTGTTCTGTCATCTGCAACGCTCTCTTTCATCATTGAATTAAGTTCATTGTACCCCACTGACGCGTCGTGTTAAGTTTCTTTTCCTATTCGTAGTGCCGCTGCAAGCTGGTAATTGCCGCTCCCCAGTGTTCCTGAACCGCGGCAATATCGAGGGGCTGGTTGAGTGTCAAATCATCCTTAGCAGCCTGTGTCAAACCAGTCGGGCCGCCAATATCCTCAATGATTCCCCGGCCAAACCCCGCCAGAAGTTTTGCCCGGTCACCATTAGAACGGCGGGGTACGCCAGAGGTTGCCACCAGCCGGATGATAAATTTCCAGGAATCACCAAAGTCGTAGTTAAGGGTCAGCTGGTCACCCGCCTTAAATTCGCCAAGCCAGTGCTTTGTCAGGCTGGCCGTCTCTTCATAGCCGCTGTCCAAAAGCGGCAGCTGGTAGCCAGTTGTCCCCGCCCAGAGGTCAAAGAGGTGGTTGCCCCGGACGTTAAAGAGCGTAAGGACCTGAAAACACAACTTGTCGAGGCGGGTATCCCCGCTAACCTCAAATTCCCGCCACATCTGCGGGGAATAATCGGCTAGTTCGACCCGCACGCGGAAGTTTTGCCGGGCCACATCAAGGGGCCGCCGCACGTTCTGCCGCTGCCGGTCAAATTGCAGTTGAATCCGTCGCAGCAACTGCTGCAAGTGGTAGGTCCGCTGCTGAGAATGGAGGGCGTCCCAGCCCTGAGCCACCGCCTGGTTAAACTGGCTGAAGTCATCGTCACTAAACAGCTGCTGCGCCCGCATAAAACGAGCAAACTCACGCAAGCCGGTCGCAATACCCTTCAAGGCCGTGTCAGAAATGTTTTCATCTTGTCGTTCATCATAGTGGAGGAGGTAATAATACGGTAAGGCCAAGTCATCCAGGGGCGAGATCCCGTTCGCCTCACAAAATGAACAGTAGTCCGCGGCCACGTCAACATCCCTGTCAATAATCTGGTCACTTTTGCCATGACGATCGAGCAAGCGGCGGTAGTCCGTCAAGAACTGCTGGTTGACTGCCACCGCGTTCATAATATCGTTTAAGGATGAGGAGCGGTAGAGGTAGGTGCGGTTATGCTCGTTAAAGTCGGGATGGGCTGGCAAGTGAAAGTTCATCATCGCGTAGTCTTCAAAGAAGTCCATGATTGGCAGCTTTTCTCCTGATACCGGATCCTTCTTCCAGGTCTCCTCCGCCAGCTGTAAAGCGAGTTCGGCATTGCTAGGCTGCTTGCTCCAGTCGATTGTCCCCTGATGGTCGTTTAACAGGTCAGCGTAATTCTGGAGGTAGCGGGCCGCCGCCGTGTTGACTCCCCTTTCAAAGCTCACGGTGGCAAACTGAGCGTTGCGAATCAGGCTGATTTTCGCGTGCGGAATCGGTGAAAGCTCCAGCAGGGCGAGAAATTGGCGCTTAAACGCCGCCATGAACGACCGGGAATCATTAAAGCGCTGGGGGTGGCGCACGATTACAGGCAGGGCTAGTTGGTTATTCATAACAATCATGAAGTCACCCGTCACCCGAACCGACCAGTTTTGTGCATTACCCAGCTGGCCCTTGAACCGTGCCCGCGTGTTAACGTGCAGGTGTTGGGCGAGCAAATCGTCTACTGCAATAATCACCATTACCAGCTCCTTTTCCATAGTTACTCTTATTGTGGCAGATAACCATTATCAAAACAAATATTGTTTACCAACTTAACGAAAATGCTAAAATGGGAATTACTAGCACCAACGCAAGCGCGGAAAGGAAGTCTACCCATGACTAATCCTAATTTAGATATCTTTGACTTAAAACGGTTGCAGCTACACCAGAGTAAGCAGGAACTGGAACGCACCGGCCGCAACATCCAGCAAAAGGTGACCAGCCAGGACCTGAGTACCTTCGTCCCCGTCGACCGGGACCCCGTGGCAGCCATCCAGATGACCGAATCTAAAATGATTCCCGAACTGCTACCCCTGCGTCACCAACGGATGCTGGCAAGCCAATTTGCCTTTTTTCGGGGTACCGCGGAATTGATGGAACGCGATTTAAAAGAGCAGCACCAGAGCAATATCCCCATCGTCATCAGTGGGGACGCCCACGTCAATAACTTTGGCTTCTATGCCTCACCGGAACGACAACTGCTCTTTGGCCTCAACGACTTTGACGAATCCCGAATCGGCAACTGGGAGAGTGACCTGAAACGCCTCCTGGTCAGCGCCGAACTGGTCGGGGAAGAAAACGGCTTTAACCGCGACGCCCTCAAGGAACTTCTCAAGCTAACGACCAGGACCTACCGGCACGCTATTAAACGGGCCAACTGGATGACCCTCTCCGAAATTTTTTATTCTTCCTTTGAAATCAACGACATAGTCACTACCATCAACGCCCTCGGTGATGGCAACGCGGAAATGAATTACCGGCTCGAGAAAATTATGAAGAAGAGCCAGCACAGCAACTCCGAAGAAATCGTCCAAAAGATGGGGACCACCAACGAACTCGGCCAGCTGGTCTTCAAGGATAACCCGCCGCGGGCCAAGCATCTCGGCCCCCTCCTCTACCAGCAGGTGGTAGCAGGCTACAACTTCTACCGGCAAAACGCCCGCGAAGACGTCCGAGTCCTGCTCGCCAACTTCCATATTTCCGATATTATCCGTTACAGTGTCGGAGTTGGCAGCTTTGGGACTCGTTGCTACCTAATCATGCTGACCGGGCTGGACGGCAGCCACATCGTCCTTCAAGTCAAGGAGGCCCTTCCCCTTCGTTACAACCTCCTCAGCTTGCAGGTTCAAGAAGCAATTCACAATGGAATCCGGGCTGGGCGCCGAATCGTCACCGCCCAGCGGGTCCTGCAATCAAGTTCGGATCCCTTCCTGGCAAGTACCCGTTTTGGCGGCCGCAGCTATTACGTTCGCCAATTCCGTGACATGAAGGAATCAATCAACGTCAGCAAGCTGGACCTGGATAGTTTCCAGCTCTACTGTCAGGTCTGCGCCCTCCTGCTCGCCATGGCCCATTCCCAAAGTCCGACCTCGCCGATGATCCGCGGCTACCTCAAGCACCAAAAAGTTCTTGATGAAGGGCTGGCCAACTGGTCATTGCAGTATGTTAAACAAGTCATCATGGACTACCAGGCTTTCAAACAGGCTGTTCAGAAAGACAAACAGCAACGTTAAACTAAACGGGAGTGGGAAATGGGGCTGTGACATAAGCCCGATTACTTTAATAAAAAGCGAACAGCGCAGTTAGCCTATTGGTTTTCCACGTTATCTTTATAATAGTTAAGAACTAGCAAGAGGCTGGGAATTAACTCAACCTCTTTAATATTTTAAAGTTAGTAATGCCTCAGCGCAGTAGCCGGCTGGCAGTTCAAACGCTGATAAATCAGCGTTTGACCAACCTAGCCATCCTTGCGGAGGTTTGAAGACAAACGCCCCAAATCGGCTAGCAAGCTGATTTGGGGCGTTTGTCTGGCGCTTAGCAAGTCAGTAAGGATGGCTAGGTTGGTCCCACTCCGGCCTTAATTGGGGTCATTTTTCTTCCCGTCATCCTTGCCGTAGCGTTCCTGTTCGCTAATCATGCTGCTCTTGCGCTTATGTTTATTGATAAACTCATCCTCCGCCGCAAAAATCTTTAGAAAGTCCATAAAGTTGCGGTGAAAGCTAGCCTTGAAACAGGGCCACCAGTTTGTTTTCATCTTCCAACCTCCTCCCATTCATTTTAGCGCACTAGCAATTATCCTAGGAAAAATGTGGTAAAATGTTAAGTAAATGTTAAAACGCTTACTTACAAGGAGGACAATTTCAGATGGAAATCGTAAAAGTACCTTTTGGCAAGTTTAACGGCCAGCCCGTTACCAAGTTTGTTTTGGTCAATGACCACGGCGTCCAAGCCGGGATCCTCGACTTTGCCGGCCTGCTGCAATCGTTTAAGGTGCCAACCAAGGACGGCGGATTAGCTGACATGGTCTTAACTTCAGAAAACCTGGACGAGTTTACCGGCAACGGCTTTTGTACCAACCGGCTGATTGGCCGGGTTGCGGGCCGGATTGCCGACGGTAAATTCCAAATTGACGGCCAGGAATACCAAGTAGAACAAAACGAGGGCAAAAACACCCTTCACGGTGGCAAAAACGGCTTCTACAATCACATCTGGCACGTCGACGGCACGAAGCTAACTGACGACGCCGTTTCAGTGACACTCAGCTTGACCCTGACCGAAGAAATGGATACTTTCCCGGGGAAGATGCATGTTGTTGCTACCTACACCTTGGATAACGACGACAACCTGAGCCTGCAATTTAGTGCCACTAGCGACGCCAATACGCTCTTCAACCCAACTAACCACACCTACTGGAACCTTTCCAAGGCCGCAACGCCAACAATTGATGACCTAACACTCTACGTTAACTCCAGCCACCACCTGGCGGTCGACGACGGCAAGATTCCAACCGGTGAAAAGGTCGCCAACGCCGGTACCCCATTTGACTTCAGCAAGCCGACTAAGCTGGCGGAGGCCCTCCAGCCAATGGCCGCGACCAAGGAAAATGGTTTTGACGACATCTGGGAAGTAGAACCAAGTCTGGAGAAACCAGTAGCCGTCCTGGCCGATCCGGAAAGCGGCCGCAAGATGAGCCTCTACTCCGACCGGAACGGGCTGGTAATGTACACGATGAACTCCAACGACCCGACGGTTTACAACCATGGTGAGGTTCAACCCCACAGTGGGATCGCCATGGAAGCCCAAACCCTATCGGACACGCCGCACCACCCAGAGTTCGGCAACGTTGATCTCCACCCAGGTGAAGAAAAGACCTACACCATTAAGTGGCACGTTGAATACTAAGCACGTTTTAAGCATAAGCAAAAGCTCCGCATCCCAATCCCTGGTTTGCGGAGCTTTTGCTTTCCCCTAAAAGAATGTTTTTTTAATCGTCTTCGTAACCTGAACTGGCACCTTTGCCTCTGGCATTCTTGCCGGCTGCAGCTTAATCCAACCGACTTGTTCCCCCTTCGTCAGGGGTGCTTCAAGCTGGCCAGTCATTGATTGGTGCTTCTTAGCCAGCTGCAGCTGCGGACTGGTTTGTGCCCAAGAAGTATTTTTTGGCAGCCAGATAGCCGTCTTCTTAGTCAGGGCCAAGCCCGTCGAATGCTGCTTCTTGGCGTGAACGATATGGCGCTGTTGCAGCTTCTTGGGAAAGGCCTTGATACTATTGAGGACCACCGGCTGGTAGCCGTTGGACAGGGCTTCATAAAATTCCTTTTGCATCTTGGACTGGTCATTCCAGTCACCATCCGTATGCAGAGCCACCACGATGACCCGCCGGCCCGCGTAGGTTCCGGTTGAAACGATACACTTACCGGCCTCATCGGTATTTCCGGTTTTCAGTCCGTCGATCTGCCAGTCCTTCGGTGCGGCCCCGTTCTGCGGAAGCAAGGAGTTAATATTGGTCATGTGCTCCTTGTGGTCGGCACTGACGTCGAAATCGGCAAACTTGGTCGAGGTAATCCGCAGCGTTTCCGGATACTTTTCAATCAGGTACTTGGAAATCAGGGCGATATCCTTAGCTGAAAAGAGGTTTTCCGCGTCCTTGTCGACCCCTTTGAGGGCGTGCGCACCCATGTAGCTGTTCGGCAGACCAACCATGTTATAAATCTTAGCGTCATCCACGCCCGCCTTATGTGCCACCGCCTGCATCTTCTTATTAAAAACGGCGGTGCTGCCGGCATCTGCGAGGGCCAACGCCTCGGTGCTGCCATCCGCTGAAACAAGCATCATCGATTCAACCAGCTGTTTCACGGTATACTTTTCACCGGCGTTCAGCTGAACGTTCGAACAGCGGGGGTCATTCGCCATCTGGGCCACGGCCGGACTAGCGGTAATTTTTTGGTTCCAGTTCAGCTTGTGGGCACGGATATCCTGTTCAATCACGGCCAGGGTCAGAATTTTGGTAACCGAGGCGACCGGGTAAGTCTTCTGAGCATTCTTTTCGTACAATACCTGACCCGATTCCGCGTCAATTGCATAGGCGGACCGGGCCTTCATTTGATAAAAGCTGCCAGCGTCCGCCTTCACTAGCCCACCGAGACTGAGTAGACTGAGGTTAAGGCTAAGTATTACGAGCAGACACTTAATAATCAATTTTTTCATTGTTTGTCAAAATTACTCCTTATTGTCCATATTCAACTATGATAGCCGAAAATCGGCAGTATGAATGTAACGATTTCCTAACAAATCGCAAAATCTTGGTTAAGTTTTTAAGGGGGCGCTTTATTTTTCTCCTATTCCATGTATTATGGTAATTATGCGGATTTTTATTAAAAGGAGCGTTAGTAAATGCAGCCACGGACTAAACGGCGCAAACGCACAATTTGGGCAATAATAATTATTATCCTGCTTGCGGTTTGGGGAATTCACCGTTACGGCTCCCTCAATAGTCGCTTACAGAATGCTTGGAACAAAGTCATCTATACTTCAAATGATAACGTGGGAATCGCGGTGTATTCGCCAAAGACCCACCGGATCTATACGGGGTCAAACGTCCCCGGCCACCGTTTCCACATGGCTAGCACCGTCAAGGTTGCGATCCTCGCCGGGATGCTGGTTAAACAGCCCAACGGCCTCAGCGACCACCAAACTAGCCTGGCCAAGGAAATGATTGAGCAGAGTGACAATGACGCCACCACGGAACTGTTCAGCGACCTCGGGGGACGCCAGGGACTGCAAGCCACGTTTAACCGCTTCGGGATGAACGATTCGACGGCCAACAGCAACTGGGGCTTATCAACGACAACGCCCCGTGACCAGATTAAACTGCTCAACAATATTTTTTACAAGTCCAGCCTCTTAACCGAACAGGACCAGGAATTGATTGCAAAGCTAATGCGCAATGTTGAGGCAGACCAGAACTGGGGAATCTCGGCCGACAGCAGCAACTTCGCCATCAAGAACGGGTGGCTGAGCTATGGCAAATCCAAGTGGATGGTTAACAGTATCGGTTACGTTAAAAATGACAATGGCACGGATTACACCATCGCCGTTTACACCGATAAAAACACCACCATGCAGGTCGGGCAGCAGGCAGTCGAGCAGTTAGCCCGGGTAACGAAGAGTCTGATGAACTAAAAATTTTAATACAACGAGCGTTGAAATCATTCAGTTTCAGCGCTCTTTTTACACTCGTGGTAAACTAAACAGTAAAGAAAGAGGGTAATCTAATGAATATTCAAGATAACTACCTGACCCTAGCAGACGGTCAGCAAATGCCCCAAGAAGGCTTCGGCCTCTACAAGGTCGATGGTAAAGACACAATGACGGCGGCCATCCAGCACGCCTTTGAAGATGGCTACCGCCTTTTTGACACCGCCCAGCTCTACGGAAATGAAGCGGAGGTCGGGACAGCACTAAAGCAGCTTGCCCTGCCCCGCGATGAAATTTTCGTTACGACCAAGGTGGCCGAAGAAAACCAGGGCTACAACCGGGCCATTACCTCCGTCAAGGAATCGTTGCAAAAGCTCCAGTTAGACTACGTTGACCTGCTCCTGGTCCACTGGCCAATTGAACGGTCTTTCTTCGAAACCTGGCGGGCCTTTGAGGACATGAAGAAGGAGGGCCTCACCAAGTCGATCGGGGTCAGCAACTTTGAAATGATCCACCTTCAGTATCTGGCAACTCAGGCCCACGAGATGCCGGTCGTCGATCAAATCGAGCTCCACCCCCTGCTGACCCAAAAGCCCCTGCTCAAGTTCAACCAGGACCACCAGATTATTACCCAGGCGTGGAGTCCCCTCAGCCGGGGCGCGGTCCTCGACCAGGACGTCCTCAAGCAGATTGCGGCCCGGCACCAAAAGTCGCCAGCCCAGGTGATTCTCCGTTGGCACCTGCAAAACGGTGTTTCCTTTATTCCTAAGTCAGTCCACGAAGCCCGAATTGCCCAGAACGCTGATATCTATGACTTTACGCTGACCCCAGCGGAAATGGCCCAGATCGACGCCCTCAACAACTACCAGCGGACCGGGCGAGAACCTGAGTTAGTGTACGAGTACAACCGCCAATATTAATTAAATACTTGCAATGTGAATGGGACGAGCAGCCAGCTAAACTAGCTCCGTCCCATTTTTTCATTACCAATAATTGCTCACCTCTGTTCAATCTCGGCAAGGTTCCATCAAGTCGCACAGCAGCAAGTTTTCATTCTCATTTTCATTTAACCCAAGTCCAGCAACAATGAAAGTGATTGCAATTTTTATTGATAAACGTTTGACATTTAAAAAACACGGTTGTATATTATAGTCACAAGCAAATGATAATCGTTTATCAAAATTATCAAGAAAGCGATAACAGAACTATGAATAATAAACATTCAATTATTACTAAGCTCGCGTTTCTATCGGTTTCACTGATGGTTACCAGTGCTTACGCTATTCAGGGGTCGCTTCCGCAGTTGAAATCCGCCCTGCACATCAGTCAGACCCAGTCTGAGTACCTGGTGACGACACCATCCTTTGCCGTAATGATTTTCGTGGTCCTCTCGCCACTCATCCAGGAATGGTTCCACATTTCGGATAAGAAGATCATCATGGCCGGGGTTACCATTGTCGGCTTAGCCGGGATTGTGCCAATGTTCGTTGACAACTACATGACAATCTTGATTTCCCGGTTGATTCTGGGTGCTGGTTATGGGTTATACAACTCCCAGGCCATTTCCATGATTTCCGTCTGGTACGATGGTTCTGAACGGGCTCAAATGCTCGGTTGGCGGGCTGCGGCGGAACAAATCGGTCAAGCCTGCACGCTGACCATTGCCGGACTCTTCCTGAGTTTCGCCGGTTGGCACGGCTCCTTCGCCGTCTACTTCTTTGCCTTCCTCGTCCTGCTCTTCTTCGCAATGCGGGTTCCCGACGACAGCAAGGCTCAGGATGATCACGTGGACGAAGACAGCCTGGCCGAAGAGCTGACTGAAAGCGACCAGAAAGAAATCACCAAGATCAGTCCGGTCGTTTACCTGCTGGTTCTGTTTGCCTTCCTGCTGGTCGTTGACTACGTGGGAATGGAAAACCGGTTCCCTGGTCTCTCCGTTGCGATTAACGGTAGCCACTACACCGGTTCCTCAATGTTCCTATCACTGATGCTGATTGGAGCCACTCTTGGTGGTATCTTCTACGGGGCAATTCAAAAGCGCCTCGGCTTCGGGACCGTTTACCTCGGTTTGGGACTGATGGCCCTGTCCAACTTCCTGTTTGGTTTTGCCGGTCACAACTTCGCCCTGATGGTTATCGGGCTGCTCTTGATCGGCTTCCCACTCCAGTTAGTTTCACCGTTGATTTTCAACCTGTTGCCTGACTTAGCACCCGCCAACCGGCAACCGCTCGTTACTTCACTGTGCCTGATTGGTTTCAACTTTGGTTCCTTCTTCTCACCATCAATTGCAGAATGGACGAACCACCTGCTTGGTCAACCAACCAGTGGGATGGGCTTAGCCGCACCGTTCCCGGTCTACGGCGTGGCCCTGATCATCATCGCCCTGATTATTTTCTTTGCAACCCGTCACAACGCTAAACAAGCGCAATAGATCTTGGAGGTTTACACTATGCCAATTCAAAACAAAGCAATGCTGATTACTTATTCTGACTCAATGGCAAAGAACATTAAGGAAACCCACGAAGTCCTCAAGGAATACATCGGTGACGCCATCGGTGGTGTCCACCTGCTGCCATTCTTC of Limosilactobacillus oris contains these proteins:
- a CDS encoding malolactic enzyme — its product is MMRKGMQILNDPFKNKGTAFTVAERRELGLLGLLPTHVRTIEEQAAEIYALYQSKTSGIEKRHLLMEIFNTNRTLFFYLMKQHITEFMPIVYDPVIAESIEQYDERYLRPQDAAYLDVNHPEDIATELADAADGRDIRLIVVTDAEGILGIGDWGVNGVDISVGKLMVYTAAAGIDPAQVLPVSIDAGTDNQQLLDDPNYLGNRQHRVRGDRYFAFIDRFVEKVEKLFPKSLLHFEDFGRGTAARILDKYQDQILTFNDDIQGTGIISLAGVLGAMNISKEKLTDQTFLTFGAGTAGMGIAKMLYEELIRQGMEPAEAKKRFYLVDKQGLLFEDTPGLTPKQKLFTRQRTEFANAGELTDLLSVVKAVHPTVMIGTSTQPGAFSEAVVKEMAAHTKRPVIFPLSNPTKLAEAKAADLLKWTAGRALVATGIPAGTINYDGVDYHIGQANNALIYPGVGFGALAAQAKLLNDEMIAAAAHALSGIVDPDQPGAAVLPPVEKLADFSKRVAITVAQSAIDQDLAGEGITDAQTAVEKMTWEAKY
- a CDS encoding LysR substrate-binding domain-containing protein, giving the protein MKIKDLEYYQKLVEYQNFSQVAAHFQVSQPTITMAIQRLEKDFGSAFFIRDHVHKQLHITPAGQQFANHVTVILNELRVAREEIARTQSTRIRFGLPPIIGNYYFPPLTPMLMRAKLMSHLDTYEHGSKELLRMLEQGQLDIALLGSLEALRQARLHTQEFARYPFKVIVGKNHPLARQKKVSFAALKNERFIVPGSEFFHEQAFKQMCHNAHFRPKVLFRTPDIHVIKAMVAENLGISFLTQLAIVPSDDVVVLAITDDDQPTFRLSLATRETEVLSADQQKLWQLLTEQAK
- a CDS encoding peptidylprolyl isomerase translates to MDYPQLDLTKAEGPQATIKTSLGEVKVQLFAKLAPKTVKNFVELAKKGYYNGVLFHRVIPDFMIQGGDPTGTGRGGESIYGEAFEDEFSDQLFNFNGALSMANAGPNTNGSQFFIVSASRVPANMLEQMKMVGYPQEIIDHYKETGGTPWLDHRHTVFGQVISGMEIVEKISKVDRDGMDKPKKDVMMNEITIEE
- a CDS encoding zinc-dependent alcohol dehydrogenase family protein; this encodes MTEQNETIPETMRAWAVTTPGPVDGDRAPLKLVEKPVPTPGRGEVLVKVLTCGVCHTDLHVTEGDLPVHREHVTPGHEIVGRVVAQGPETQRFALGERIGIPWFRHACGVCKFCRSGHENLCPHSVYTGWDHDGGYAEYVTVPEGFAYRIPERFDSLTAAPLLCAGIIGYRAFERANVPAGGHLGLYGFGGSAHITAQIALAQGIEVHVFTRGKDAQKFALELGCASAQGAYDPSPVPLDSAIMFAPVGGMVLPALASLVPGGTLALAGIHMSDVPTLNYQDYLFHEKTLTSVESNTRRDGEEFLTLADRLDIEPAVTKYPFEQADQALRHVKGGNIKGACVLRVSKE
- a CDS encoding plasmid pRiA4b ORF-3 family protein, whose amino-acid sequence is MVIIAVDDLLAQHLHVNTRARFKGQLGNAQNWSVRVTGDFMIVMNNQLALPVIVRHPQRFNDSRSFMAAFKRQFLALLELSPIPHAKISLIRNAQFATVSFERGVNTAAARYLQNYADLLNDHQGTIDWSKQPSNAELALQLAEETWKKDPVSGEKLPIMDFFEDYAMMNFHLPAHPDFNEHNRTYLYRSSSLNDIMNAVAVNQQFLTDYRRLLDRHGKSDQIIDRDVDVAADYCSFCEANGISPLDDLALPYYYLLHYDERQDENISDTALKGIATGLREFARFMRAQQLFSDDDFSQFNQAVAQGWDALHSQQRTYHLQQLLRRIQLQFDRQRQNVRRPLDVARQNFRVRVELADYSPQMWREFEVSGDTRLDKLCFQVLTLFNVRGNHLFDLWAGTTGYQLPLLDSGYEETASLTKHWLGEFKAGDQLTLNYDFGDSWKFIIRLVATSGVPRRSNGDRAKLLAGFGRGIIEDIGGPTGLTQAAKDDLTLNQPLDIAAVQEHWGAAITSLQRHYE